A genomic stretch from Aedes albopictus strain Foshan chromosome 2, AalbF5, whole genome shotgun sequence includes:
- the LOC134287573 gene encoding zinc finger protein 678-like has product MQGSSGEEQTHYYEDHYQADMMASSEPTYPPAVLASRNRFCRLCLKRSESFLLPLVAKMEHVTVMEMLLMVTGVELAANALFPTKICSNCMTKLDFAYNVRQEFLNSTELLLKMAVEGKLVEYYAQFDPVVGSYTDEVLKQSRNVLESSTTTTMTDQGVDQMEVKVVNDTGGIRMEVLSEEVVEEGSEDQKIEVLEFEEYECLDEELDGSTMPEELVAECISTTNIKSEELDDAQDPKNPTVAQSSNQTIKVKNEKFVYSWKELAKPKQRKKKVRPENPLNGIDRKATANAEMLAQFPQTTCYICDTAHSSLEERDEHLNVHIGMVPHRCETCSTEEEPVLSKSVITLNRHRLMHRLPYKCPKCFRRFISSGSQYTHIWSMHMTGSEGLTCDYCGKTFNQKRSYQAHVRRHRYKANGKYRCDVCGDTCGSSLLLTRHKRKHTGERNFSCPYCSKRFSRACNLLTHKRIHTNERCHLCDDCGRAFRDSVTLRKHQERFHMAREPSALKRNPFIITPDGRKMFQCKKEGCSYETFSSTSISRHKARHSKRYVCADCGKRFAEPNLVRRHQAAMHNADKKKRGKNDGNESLQIEGNQEGVKCTEADDVPTKQNESGQEV; this is encoded by the exons GGAGGAACAAACGCATTACTATGAAGATCATTACCAAGCAGACA TGATGGCCTCCAGCGAACCCACCTATCCGCCAGCGGTCCTTGCCTCACGGAATCGCTTCTGCCGGTTGTGCCTGAAGCGATCGGAAAGCTTCCTGCTCCCGTTGGTGGCCAAGATGGAACACGTCACCGTGATGGAAATGCTGCTGATGGTGACGGGAGTGGAACTGGCAGCGAATGCCCTCTTTCCCACCAAGATCTGCTCCAACTGTATGACCAAGCTGGATTTTGCCTACAATGTGCGGCAGGAGTTTTTGAACTCCACGGAGCTGCTGTTGAAAATGGCCGTGGAGGGGAAATTGGTTGAATACTACGCCCAATTCGATCCGGTGGTCGGCAGCTATACGGATGAAGTGCTGAAGCAAAGCCGGAACGTGCTGGAGAGTAGTACTACGACAACGATGACAGATCAGGGAGTGGATCAGATGGAGGTCAAGGTCGTCAATGATACGGGTGGCATTAGGATGGAAGTTTTGTCCGAAGAGGTGGTGGAAGAAGGAAGCGAAGACCAGAAGATAGAAGTGCTGGAGTTCGAAGAGTATGAATGTCTCGATGAGGAGTTAGACGGATCTACCATGCCAGAAGAATTAGTGGCGGAATGTATTAGTACGACCAACATAAAAAGTGAAGAATTAGATGACGCACAG GATCCTAAAAATCCGACCGTGGCACAGTCAAGCAATCAAACGATTAAAGTTAAAAATGAGAAATTCGTCTATTCGTGGAAAGAGCTAGCCAAACCAAAGCAGCGTAAGAAAAAAGTACGTCCTGAGAATCCGCTCAACGGTATCGATAGGAAAGCGACTGCCAACGCAGAGATGTTGGCGCAATTCCCTCAAACAACCTGCTACATCTGTGATACGGCGCATTCCAGCTTGGAGGAGCGAGACGAACATCTGAACGTTCACATCGGAATGGTGCCTCATCGGTGCGAGACCTGTAGCACCGAAGAGGAGCCAGTCCTGTCCAAGAGTGTGATTACGCTGAATCGACACCGGTTGATGCATCGCCTACCGTACAAGTGCCCAAAATGTTTCCGACGGTTTATATCCAGCGGTAGTCAATACACGCATATTTGGAGCATGCACATGACCGGTTCGgaaggactgacttgcgattactgtGGCAAGACGTTCAACCAGAAGCGTTCGTATCAGGCCCACGTGCGACGCCACCGGTACAAAGCCAACGGGAAGTATCGGTGTGACGTTTGCGGTGACACATGCGGATCGAGTTTACTGCTGACACGCCACAAACGGAAGCACACCGGCGAGAGGAACTTCTCCTGCCCGTATTGTTCGAAGCGATTCAGCAGGGCTTGCAACCTCTTGACCCACAAGCGAATCCACACGAACGAACGCTGCCACCTCTGTGACGATTGTGGGCGTGCCTTCCGGGATAGTGTAACGTTGAGGAAACACCAGGAGCGATTCCACATGGCGCGAGAGCCCTCGGCGTTGAAGCGGAATCCATTCATCATAACGCCGGATGGGCGTAAGATGTTCCAGTGCAAGAAGGAGGGATGCAGCTACGAGACGTTCAGCAGTACGTCGATATCACGCCACAAGGCGCGCCATTCGAAGCGATACGTGTGTGCCGATTGTGGCAAGCGGTTTGCCGAACCGAATCTAGTGCGAAGGCATCAAGCCGCGATGCATAATGCGGATAAAAAGAAACGAGGCAAAAATGATGGGAACGAATCCTTGCAGATTGAAGGAAATCAGGAGGGAGTAAAATGCACTGAAGCAGATGACGTGCCGACAAAGCAGAATGAGTCTGGCCAGGAAGTTTAA